The following proteins come from a genomic window of Anabas testudineus chromosome 3, fAnaTes1.2, whole genome shotgun sequence:
- the atxn1l gene encoding ataxin-1-like, whose amino-acid sequence MKPVQERNQECLPPKKRDLPITNSSGTGGTGGGGAGGGGGGGGGGGGSGAGSGAGGSIGEDEVVSIQNSAANSDTQGGTPSGEWLRAQPGLHYGVDNSDGIPAVPVDQYSMLYKVAVPSVTYSPTSLHPVLSHISPAYTVHSPLLQHPGIPYPPLGFAQIPHSSLQFVSSPYAAVPYALPPGFVPGSLISPSGTIPQSHAVSHLVPYPSVIQEGVVSPPPQAQVAPHTFAKVAAPSGVPLMLPSEQAAQQHLSTIGVLPTTELSSRGMPVFFHPQSARAATATRDPHGAQQENEPEVNGGDKEQGAREVILDSAYTARNARLPQVAPSPAAQDQSQDRGLQNRRLEERSSPGQRSTPDSDLEVQQVVGRLASSGQSGTGVRKEVSFAPLNLSQGAQRARDIHGETTGVISSRTVYTTQPSSYSDPRVTGLQQQTGHQGHTVMLANGQPVLIPLEYHLQHQPQPPQQHYAGQANDASAKLVSNTMASPNPSFKASDSSATVCLPERAEPTTGPQQPPFQPTGDVTQALASNLAPAPASAPCNPSHFMKGAIIQLATGELKRVEDLQTQDFVRSAEVSGGLKIDSSMVVDIRASQQRPGLMSLHFTVGEQQSKVTIDVPPEHPFFVFGQGWSSCSPERTAQLYGLTCHHLQVGDVCVSITLQQQLQPQQQKQPQHHQSQQQQHQNLSRTLSKTSATSGPGHQLMGPPAPQQSRPQSHFRIDRVHRERQRDGEKDGLDKEEATHLGVVGHTELPFRQSRTSTEHPRSQSSYHLHTEGSAFVGAGMGAVQAALGASQRRWSSPGIQRYSMKGDEGPRPQITSSHTRPSFIPQEVKLSIEGRSNAGK is encoded by the exons ATGAAACCAGTTCAGGAGCGTAACCAAGAGTGCCTGCCTCCTAAGAAGAGAGACCTCCCAATTACTAACAGCAGTGGAACTGGAGGCACAGGGGGAGGTggggctggaggaggaggaggaggaggaggcggcggcggcggcagtGGAGCTGGCAGTGGTGCTGGTGGTAGTATTGGAGAAGATGAAGTTGTTTCCATCCAGAACTCTGCAGCCAACAGTGACACTCAGGGAGGGACCCCATCTGGAGAGTGGCTGCGAGCTCAGCCAGGGCTTCATTATGGAGTGGATAATTCTGATGGCATACCGGCAGTGCCTGTGGACCAGTACAGTATGCTCTACAAAGTGGCTGTTCCATCTGTTACCTATTCGCCTACCAGTCTTCACCCAGTATTAAGCCACATCTCTCCAGCCTACACCGTAcactctcctctcctgcagcaTCCAGGCATTCCCTATCCTCCTCTTGGTTTTGCCCAGATCCCTCATTCCTCTCTCCAGTTTGTTAGTTCCCCTTATGCAGCAGTACCTTATGCTTTACCCCCTGGCTTTGTCCCAGGATCGTTAATCTCTCCCTCAGGCACTATTCCTCAGTCGCATGCTGTGTCCCACCTTGTTCCCTATCCCTCTGTGATACAGGAGGGCGTAGTTTCCCCGCCTCCCCAGGCCCAGGTAGCTCCTCATACCTTTGCCAAAGTTGCAGCACCCAGTGGTGTCCCACTGATGCTACCCTCAGAGCAAGCTGCCCAGCAGCACCTCAGTACTATAGGAGTCCTGCCTACAACAGAGCTCAGCTCTCGAGGAATGCCGGTCTTCTTCCACCCTCAGAGTGCCAGGGCTGCCACTGCCACTAGAGACCCCCACGGTGCACAGCAGGAGAATGAACCAGAGGTGAATGGAGGGGATAAAGAGCAGGGAGCCAGGGAGGTTATACTAGACTCGGCCTACACTGCCAGAAATGCACGTCTGCCACAGGTGGCACCCAGCCCTGCAGCACAGGATCAAAGCCAAGACAGAGGCCTGCAGAACCGAAGACTGGAAGAGAGGAGCTCACCTGGTCAGCGCAGCACTCCAGACAGCGACCTGGAG GTTCAGCAGGTAGTTGGTCGTTTGGCTTCCTCTGGCCAAAGTGGTACTGGAGTGCGAAAAGAAGTCTCATTTGCTCCCTTGAACCTCTCTCAGGGAGCCCAGAGAGCCAGAGACATCCATGGAGAGACCACAGGAGTCATTTCCAGCCGGACAGTGTACACGACCCAGCCTTCGAGTTACAGTGACCCCAGGGTAACCGGTCTCCAGCAGCAAACAGGACACCAAGGCCATACTGTCATGCTTGCCAATGGGCAACCAGTTCTTATTCCCCTAGAATATCACCTGCAGCATCAGCCACAACCACCACAGCAACACTACGCAGGACAGGCTAACGACGCCTCAGCCAAACTTGTCTCAAACACCATGGCCTCCCCTAACCCAAGCTTTAAAGCCTCTGATTCTTCAGCCACAGTGTGCCTGCCTGAAAGAGCGGAGCCAACCACAGGTCCCCAGCAGCCTCCTTTCCAGCCCACAGGAGATGTGACTCAGGCCTTAGCTTCAAACCTTGCACCAGCCCCAGCTTCAGCTCCCTGCAACCCATCACACTTCATGAAGGGGGCCATTATCCAGCTAGCTACTGGGGAGCTGAAGCGTGTGGAGGACCTGCAAACTCAGGACTTTGTGCGGAGTGCTGAGGTGAGTGGGGGGCTTAAAATTGACTCGAGCATGGTGGTGGACATCCGTGCCAGCCAGCAGAGACCAGGTCTTATGTCACTTCATTTTACTGTGGGGGAGCAGCAGAGCAAAGTGACCATCGATGTGCCCCCAGAGCACCCCTTTTTTGTGTTTGGACAGGGCTGGTCATCCTGTAGCCCGGAGCGTACGGCCCAGCTCTACGGTTTGACCTGCCATCATCTGCAAGtaggagatgtgtgtgtgtccatcactcttcagcagcagcttcagccacagcagcagaaacaaccacagcaccatcagtcacagcagcagcaacatcagaACCTGTCCAGGACTTTGAGCAAAACCAGTGCTACATCAGGACCTGGTCACCAGCTCATGGGGCCCCCTGCCCCTCAGCAGTCACGACCTCAGTCTCATTTTAGGATAGACCGCGtccacagagaaagacagagggatggagagaaagaTGGACTTGATAAGGAAGAAGCAACACATTTGGGGGTAGTAGGGCACACTGAGTTGCCCTTTAGACAAAGTAGGACCTCTACAGAGCATCCGCGGAGCCAGAGCAGTTACCACTTGCACACAGAGGGCTCTGCTTTTGTGGGGGCAGGGATGGGAGCAGTGCAGGCTGCACTAGGTGCTTCACAGAGGCGCTGGTCCTCGCCCGGCATCCAGAGATACAGTATGAAGGGAGATGAAGGACCACGCCCTCAGATAACCTCCAGCCACACAAGGCCCTCTTTCATTCCCCAGGAGGTCAAACTGTCCATTGAGGGACGTTCTAATGCAGGGAAGTAG
- the LOC113174330 gene encoding zinc finger protein 821 isoform X5 has translation MTTKRTQCRLQGAGVKEESEDGADHCNNFVCPLCTLDFSSPEKLISHVYQHTTMMSNTKSYVCPVCGRALSSPGSLGRHLLIHSEDRLSNCAVCGTRFTDTNNINREKLKDILDTARMDVTGGRDTCSMSQSFPNSPMSSPGPGTRSCHGPGPSPSSCQGPHSCQAHDPDLCQVSRTCQGPGHMSNQCQGPRSCHGPGSGPCSGPGPCAGSDQGPSFPSLPDSLLSEGPTLTSIPDALNSSSSGLPPIPDILSPMPVYPAGVLLVCNSCVAYQQLVESQSPMQKWALRRKNEPLETRLKRLERERTAKKNKRACETEEERELRRLRDREAKRMQRMQETEEQRARRLQRDREAMRLKRANETPEKRQARLIREREAKRIKRRLEKIDPALRTQIEHDPAAMAALTADMSLFQFPCPMPVPSIDNGLFMKLP, from the exons ATGACCACCAAGAGAACACAGTGCCGCTTACAAGGAGCGGGAGTCAAGGAG GAGAGCGAGGACGGGGCAGACCACTGCAACAACTTTGTTTGTCCTCTCTGCACGCTGGATTTCAGCAGCCCTGAGAAGCTCATCTCCCATGTCTACCAG CACACGACTATGATGAGCAACACCAAGAGCTATGTGTGCCCAGTGTGTGGGCGAGCCCTGAGTTCGCCTGGCTCGCTTGGACGGCATCTTCTCATCCACTCTGAGGACCGCCTCTCCAACTGCGCTGTCTGTGGCACACGCTTCACAGACACCAACAACATTAACAG GGAGAAGCTCAAAGATATCCTCGACACAGCCAGGATGGATGTTACAGGTGGAAGAGACACCTGTTCCATGTCCCAGTCCTTTCCTAACAGCCCCATGTCCAGCCCAGGCCCCGGCACTCGCTCCTGTCACGGACCGGGGCCCAGCCCCAGTTCGTGTCAAGGTCCTCATTCGTGTCAAGCACACGACCCCGACTTATGTCAAGTCAGTCGAACCTGCCAGGGACCAGGCCACATGTCAAACCAGTGTCAAGGCCCCAGATCATGTCATGGGCCAGGATCTGGACCGTGCTCAGGCCCAGGACCATGTGCAGGCTCTGACCAAGGACCCTCCTTTCCCTCACTGCCTGACAGTCTCCTTTCTGAAGGGCCAACACTCACATCGATCCCTGATGCTCTTAACTCGTCCTCCTCAGGCCTTCCTCCCATCCCTGACATCCTGAGCCCTATGCCCGTGTATCCTGCCGGGGTGCTGCTAGTGTGCAACAGCTGCGTGGCGTATCAGCAGTTGGTGGAGTCCCAGTCACCGATGCAAAAATGGGCTCTGCGTAGGAAGAACGAACCCTTGGAGACTCGCTTGAAACGCTTGGAGCGCGAGCGCACCGCCAAAAAGAACAAGCGGGCGtgtgagacagaggaggagagggagctgAGGAGGCTGCGGGACCGCGAGGCCAAGCGCATGCAGAGGATGCAGGAAACCGAGGAGCAGAGGGCGCGCAGGCTGCAGCGAGACAGGGAGGCTATGCGTCTGAAGAGGGCCAACGAGACGCCTGAGAAGAGACAGGCGAGGCTGATCCGGGAGAGGGAGGCAAAGAGGATCAAGCGGCGGCTGGAGAAGATCGACCCTGCTCTGAGGACACAGATAGAGCACGACCCTGCTGCCATGGCCGCCCTCACGGCAGACATGAGTCTCTTTCAGTTCCCCTGCCCGATGCCAGTCCCTTCCATTGATAATGGTCTGTTCATGAAGCTGCCCTAA
- the LOC113174330 gene encoding zinc finger protein 821 isoform X2, with product MSRRKQTNPFKVNWPFHTSGITGLQHTINMDGRDEFTEDSECCSNNSQEVQGQDSISEDSDSDPDNHGEDSSSNTSADDHMTTKRTQCRLQGAGVKESEDGADHCNNFVCPLCTLDFSSPEKLISHVYQHTTMMSNTKSYVCPVCGRALSSPGSLGRHLLIHSEDRLSNCAVCGTRFTDTNNINREKLKDILDTARMDVTGGRDTCSMSQSFPNSPMSSPGPGTRSCHGPGPSPSSCQGPHSCQAHDPDLCQVSRTCQGPGHMSNQCQGPRSCHGPGSGPCSGPGPCAGSDQGPSFPSLPDSLLSEGPTLTSIPDALNSSSSGLPPIPDILSPMPVYPAGVLLVCNSCVAYQQLVESQSPMQKWALRRKNEPLETRLKRLERERTAKKNKRACETEEERELRRLRDREAKRMQRMQETEEQRARRLQRDREAMRLKRANETPEKRQARLIREREAKRIKRRLEKIDPALRTQIEHDPAAMAALTADMSLFQFPCPMPVPSIDNGLFMKLP from the exons ATGTCCAGGCGAAAACAGACCAACCCCTTCAAAGTTAACT GGCCATTCCACACTTCAGGCATCACAGGACTCCAGCACACTATTAACATGGATGGCAGGGATGAATTCACCGAAGACAGCGAATGCTGCAGCAACAACTCCCAGGAAGTCCAAGGGCAGGATAGCATCTCAG AAGACAGCGATAGTGACCCTGACAACCACGGTGAAGACTCGTCCTCCAATACCTCAGCTGACGACCACATGACCACCAAGAGAACACAGTGCCGCTTACAAGGAGCGGGAGTCAAGGAG AGCGAGGACGGGGCAGACCACTGCAACAACTTTGTTTGTCCTCTCTGCACGCTGGATTTCAGCAGCCCTGAGAAGCTCATCTCCCATGTCTACCAG CACACGACTATGATGAGCAACACCAAGAGCTATGTGTGCCCAGTGTGTGGGCGAGCCCTGAGTTCGCCTGGCTCGCTTGGACGGCATCTTCTCATCCACTCTGAGGACCGCCTCTCCAACTGCGCTGTCTGTGGCACACGCTTCACAGACACCAACAACATTAACAG GGAGAAGCTCAAAGATATCCTCGACACAGCCAGGATGGATGTTACAGGTGGAAGAGACACCTGTTCCATGTCCCAGTCCTTTCCTAACAGCCCCATGTCCAGCCCAGGCCCCGGCACTCGCTCCTGTCACGGACCGGGGCCCAGCCCCAGTTCGTGTCAAGGTCCTCATTCGTGTCAAGCACACGACCCCGACTTATGTCAAGTCAGTCGAACCTGCCAGGGACCAGGCCACATGTCAAACCAGTGTCAAGGCCCCAGATCATGTCATGGGCCAGGATCTGGACCGTGCTCAGGCCCAGGACCATGTGCAGGCTCTGACCAAGGACCCTCCTTTCCCTCACTGCCTGACAGTCTCCTTTCTGAAGGGCCAACACTCACATCGATCCCTGATGCTCTTAACTCGTCCTCCTCAGGCCTTCCTCCCATCCCTGACATCCTGAGCCCTATGCCCGTGTATCCTGCCGGGGTGCTGCTAGTGTGCAACAGCTGCGTGGCGTATCAGCAGTTGGTGGAGTCCCAGTCACCGATGCAAAAATGGGCTCTGCGTAGGAAGAACGAACCCTTGGAGACTCGCTTGAAACGCTTGGAGCGCGAGCGCACCGCCAAAAAGAACAAGCGGGCGtgtgagacagaggaggagagggagctgAGGAGGCTGCGGGACCGCGAGGCCAAGCGCATGCAGAGGATGCAGGAAACCGAGGAGCAGAGGGCGCGCAGGCTGCAGCGAGACAGGGAGGCTATGCGTCTGAAGAGGGCCAACGAGACGCCTGAGAAGAGACAGGCGAGGCTGATCCGGGAGAGGGAGGCAAAGAGGATCAAGCGGCGGCTGGAGAAGATCGACCCTGCTCTGAGGACACAGATAGAGCACGACCCTGCTGCCATGGCCGCCCTCACGGCAGACATGAGTCTCTTTCAGTTCCCCTGCCCGATGCCAGTCCCTTCCATTGATAATGGTCTGTTCATGAAGCTGCCCTAA
- the LOC113174330 gene encoding zinc finger protein 821 isoform X3, translating into MSRRKQTNPFKVNWPFHTSGITGLQHTINMDGRDEFTEDSECCSNNSQEVQGQDSISDSDSDPDNHGEDSSSNTSADDHMTTKRTQCRLQGAGVKEESEDGADHCNNFVCPLCTLDFSSPEKLISHVYQHTTMMSNTKSYVCPVCGRALSSPGSLGRHLLIHSEDRLSNCAVCGTRFTDTNNINREKLKDILDTARMDVTGGRDTCSMSQSFPNSPMSSPGPGTRSCHGPGPSPSSCQGPHSCQAHDPDLCQVSRTCQGPGHMSNQCQGPRSCHGPGSGPCSGPGPCAGSDQGPSFPSLPDSLLSEGPTLTSIPDALNSSSSGLPPIPDILSPMPVYPAGVLLVCNSCVAYQQLVESQSPMQKWALRRKNEPLETRLKRLERERTAKKNKRACETEEERELRRLRDREAKRMQRMQETEEQRARRLQRDREAMRLKRANETPEKRQARLIREREAKRIKRRLEKIDPALRTQIEHDPAAMAALTADMSLFQFPCPMPVPSIDNGLFMKLP; encoded by the exons ATGTCCAGGCGAAAACAGACCAACCCCTTCAAAGTTAACT GGCCATTCCACACTTCAGGCATCACAGGACTCCAGCACACTATTAACATGGATGGCAGGGATGAATTCACCGAAGACAGCGAATGCTGCAGCAACAACTCCCAGGAAGTCCAAGGGCAGGATAGCATCTCAG ACAGCGATAGTGACCCTGACAACCACGGTGAAGACTCGTCCTCCAATACCTCAGCTGACGACCACATGACCACCAAGAGAACACAGTGCCGCTTACAAGGAGCGGGAGTCAAGGAG GAGAGCGAGGACGGGGCAGACCACTGCAACAACTTTGTTTGTCCTCTCTGCACGCTGGATTTCAGCAGCCCTGAGAAGCTCATCTCCCATGTCTACCAG CACACGACTATGATGAGCAACACCAAGAGCTATGTGTGCCCAGTGTGTGGGCGAGCCCTGAGTTCGCCTGGCTCGCTTGGACGGCATCTTCTCATCCACTCTGAGGACCGCCTCTCCAACTGCGCTGTCTGTGGCACACGCTTCACAGACACCAACAACATTAACAG GGAGAAGCTCAAAGATATCCTCGACACAGCCAGGATGGATGTTACAGGTGGAAGAGACACCTGTTCCATGTCCCAGTCCTTTCCTAACAGCCCCATGTCCAGCCCAGGCCCCGGCACTCGCTCCTGTCACGGACCGGGGCCCAGCCCCAGTTCGTGTCAAGGTCCTCATTCGTGTCAAGCACACGACCCCGACTTATGTCAAGTCAGTCGAACCTGCCAGGGACCAGGCCACATGTCAAACCAGTGTCAAGGCCCCAGATCATGTCATGGGCCAGGATCTGGACCGTGCTCAGGCCCAGGACCATGTGCAGGCTCTGACCAAGGACCCTCCTTTCCCTCACTGCCTGACAGTCTCCTTTCTGAAGGGCCAACACTCACATCGATCCCTGATGCTCTTAACTCGTCCTCCTCAGGCCTTCCTCCCATCCCTGACATCCTGAGCCCTATGCCCGTGTATCCTGCCGGGGTGCTGCTAGTGTGCAACAGCTGCGTGGCGTATCAGCAGTTGGTGGAGTCCCAGTCACCGATGCAAAAATGGGCTCTGCGTAGGAAGAACGAACCCTTGGAGACTCGCTTGAAACGCTTGGAGCGCGAGCGCACCGCCAAAAAGAACAAGCGGGCGtgtgagacagaggaggagagggagctgAGGAGGCTGCGGGACCGCGAGGCCAAGCGCATGCAGAGGATGCAGGAAACCGAGGAGCAGAGGGCGCGCAGGCTGCAGCGAGACAGGGAGGCTATGCGTCTGAAGAGGGCCAACGAGACGCCTGAGAAGAGACAGGCGAGGCTGATCCGGGAGAGGGAGGCAAAGAGGATCAAGCGGCGGCTGGAGAAGATCGACCCTGCTCTGAGGACACAGATAGAGCACGACCCTGCTGCCATGGCCGCCCTCACGGCAGACATGAGTCTCTTTCAGTTCCCCTGCCCGATGCCAGTCCCTTCCATTGATAATGGTCTGTTCATGAAGCTGCCCTAA
- the LOC113174330 gene encoding zinc finger protein 821 isoform X1, which yields MSRRKQTNPFKVNWPFHTSGITGLQHTINMDGRDEFTEDSECCSNNSQEVQGQDSISEDSDSDPDNHGEDSSSNTSADDHMTTKRTQCRLQGAGVKEESEDGADHCNNFVCPLCTLDFSSPEKLISHVYQHTTMMSNTKSYVCPVCGRALSSPGSLGRHLLIHSEDRLSNCAVCGTRFTDTNNINREKLKDILDTARMDVTGGRDTCSMSQSFPNSPMSSPGPGTRSCHGPGPSPSSCQGPHSCQAHDPDLCQVSRTCQGPGHMSNQCQGPRSCHGPGSGPCSGPGPCAGSDQGPSFPSLPDSLLSEGPTLTSIPDALNSSSSGLPPIPDILSPMPVYPAGVLLVCNSCVAYQQLVESQSPMQKWALRRKNEPLETRLKRLERERTAKKNKRACETEEERELRRLRDREAKRMQRMQETEEQRARRLQRDREAMRLKRANETPEKRQARLIREREAKRIKRRLEKIDPALRTQIEHDPAAMAALTADMSLFQFPCPMPVPSIDNGLFMKLP from the exons ATGTCCAGGCGAAAACAGACCAACCCCTTCAAAGTTAACT GGCCATTCCACACTTCAGGCATCACAGGACTCCAGCACACTATTAACATGGATGGCAGGGATGAATTCACCGAAGACAGCGAATGCTGCAGCAACAACTCCCAGGAAGTCCAAGGGCAGGATAGCATCTCAG AAGACAGCGATAGTGACCCTGACAACCACGGTGAAGACTCGTCCTCCAATACCTCAGCTGACGACCACATGACCACCAAGAGAACACAGTGCCGCTTACAAGGAGCGGGAGTCAAGGAG GAGAGCGAGGACGGGGCAGACCACTGCAACAACTTTGTTTGTCCTCTCTGCACGCTGGATTTCAGCAGCCCTGAGAAGCTCATCTCCCATGTCTACCAG CACACGACTATGATGAGCAACACCAAGAGCTATGTGTGCCCAGTGTGTGGGCGAGCCCTGAGTTCGCCTGGCTCGCTTGGACGGCATCTTCTCATCCACTCTGAGGACCGCCTCTCCAACTGCGCTGTCTGTGGCACACGCTTCACAGACACCAACAACATTAACAG GGAGAAGCTCAAAGATATCCTCGACACAGCCAGGATGGATGTTACAGGTGGAAGAGACACCTGTTCCATGTCCCAGTCCTTTCCTAACAGCCCCATGTCCAGCCCAGGCCCCGGCACTCGCTCCTGTCACGGACCGGGGCCCAGCCCCAGTTCGTGTCAAGGTCCTCATTCGTGTCAAGCACACGACCCCGACTTATGTCAAGTCAGTCGAACCTGCCAGGGACCAGGCCACATGTCAAACCAGTGTCAAGGCCCCAGATCATGTCATGGGCCAGGATCTGGACCGTGCTCAGGCCCAGGACCATGTGCAGGCTCTGACCAAGGACCCTCCTTTCCCTCACTGCCTGACAGTCTCCTTTCTGAAGGGCCAACACTCACATCGATCCCTGATGCTCTTAACTCGTCCTCCTCAGGCCTTCCTCCCATCCCTGACATCCTGAGCCCTATGCCCGTGTATCCTGCCGGGGTGCTGCTAGTGTGCAACAGCTGCGTGGCGTATCAGCAGTTGGTGGAGTCCCAGTCACCGATGCAAAAATGGGCTCTGCGTAGGAAGAACGAACCCTTGGAGACTCGCTTGAAACGCTTGGAGCGCGAGCGCACCGCCAAAAAGAACAAGCGGGCGtgtgagacagaggaggagagggagctgAGGAGGCTGCGGGACCGCGAGGCCAAGCGCATGCAGAGGATGCAGGAAACCGAGGAGCAGAGGGCGCGCAGGCTGCAGCGAGACAGGGAGGCTATGCGTCTGAAGAGGGCCAACGAGACGCCTGAGAAGAGACAGGCGAGGCTGATCCGGGAGAGGGAGGCAAAGAGGATCAAGCGGCGGCTGGAGAAGATCGACCCTGCTCTGAGGACACAGATAGAGCACGACCCTGCTGCCATGGCCGCCCTCACGGCAGACATGAGTCTCTTTCAGTTCCCCTGCCCGATGCCAGTCCCTTCCATTGATAATGGTCTGTTCATGAAGCTGCCCTAA
- the LOC113174330 gene encoding zinc finger protein 821 isoform X4, whose product MGPFHTSGITGLQHTINMDGRDEFTEDSECCSNNSQEVQGQDSISEDSDSDPDNHGEDSSSNTSADDHMTTKRTQCRLQGAGVKEESEDGADHCNNFVCPLCTLDFSSPEKLISHVYQHTTMMSNTKSYVCPVCGRALSSPGSLGRHLLIHSEDRLSNCAVCGTRFTDTNNINREKLKDILDTARMDVTGGRDTCSMSQSFPNSPMSSPGPGTRSCHGPGPSPSSCQGPHSCQAHDPDLCQVSRTCQGPGHMSNQCQGPRSCHGPGSGPCSGPGPCAGSDQGPSFPSLPDSLLSEGPTLTSIPDALNSSSSGLPPIPDILSPMPVYPAGVLLVCNSCVAYQQLVESQSPMQKWALRRKNEPLETRLKRLERERTAKKNKRACETEEERELRRLRDREAKRMQRMQETEEQRARRLQRDREAMRLKRANETPEKRQARLIREREAKRIKRRLEKIDPALRTQIEHDPAAMAALTADMSLFQFPCPMPVPSIDNGLFMKLP is encoded by the exons ATGG GGCCATTCCACACTTCAGGCATCACAGGACTCCAGCACACTATTAACATGGATGGCAGGGATGAATTCACCGAAGACAGCGAATGCTGCAGCAACAACTCCCAGGAAGTCCAAGGGCAGGATAGCATCTCAG AAGACAGCGATAGTGACCCTGACAACCACGGTGAAGACTCGTCCTCCAATACCTCAGCTGACGACCACATGACCACCAAGAGAACACAGTGCCGCTTACAAGGAGCGGGAGTCAAGGAG GAGAGCGAGGACGGGGCAGACCACTGCAACAACTTTGTTTGTCCTCTCTGCACGCTGGATTTCAGCAGCCCTGAGAAGCTCATCTCCCATGTCTACCAG CACACGACTATGATGAGCAACACCAAGAGCTATGTGTGCCCAGTGTGTGGGCGAGCCCTGAGTTCGCCTGGCTCGCTTGGACGGCATCTTCTCATCCACTCTGAGGACCGCCTCTCCAACTGCGCTGTCTGTGGCACACGCTTCACAGACACCAACAACATTAACAG GGAGAAGCTCAAAGATATCCTCGACACAGCCAGGATGGATGTTACAGGTGGAAGAGACACCTGTTCCATGTCCCAGTCCTTTCCTAACAGCCCCATGTCCAGCCCAGGCCCCGGCACTCGCTCCTGTCACGGACCGGGGCCCAGCCCCAGTTCGTGTCAAGGTCCTCATTCGTGTCAAGCACACGACCCCGACTTATGTCAAGTCAGTCGAACCTGCCAGGGACCAGGCCACATGTCAAACCAGTGTCAAGGCCCCAGATCATGTCATGGGCCAGGATCTGGACCGTGCTCAGGCCCAGGACCATGTGCAGGCTCTGACCAAGGACCCTCCTTTCCCTCACTGCCTGACAGTCTCCTTTCTGAAGGGCCAACACTCACATCGATCCCTGATGCTCTTAACTCGTCCTCCTCAGGCCTTCCTCCCATCCCTGACATCCTGAGCCCTATGCCCGTGTATCCTGCCGGGGTGCTGCTAGTGTGCAACAGCTGCGTGGCGTATCAGCAGTTGGTGGAGTCCCAGTCACCGATGCAAAAATGGGCTCTGCGTAGGAAGAACGAACCCTTGGAGACTCGCTTGAAACGCTTGGAGCGCGAGCGCACCGCCAAAAAGAACAAGCGGGCGtgtgagacagaggaggagagggagctgAGGAGGCTGCGGGACCGCGAGGCCAAGCGCATGCAGAGGATGCAGGAAACCGAGGAGCAGAGGGCGCGCAGGCTGCAGCGAGACAGGGAGGCTATGCGTCTGAAGAGGGCCAACGAGACGCCTGAGAAGAGACAGGCGAGGCTGATCCGGGAGAGGGAGGCAAAGAGGATCAAGCGGCGGCTGGAGAAGATCGACCCTGCTCTGAGGACACAGATAGAGCACGACCCTGCTGCCATGGCCGCCCTCACGGCAGACATGAGTCTCTTTCAGTTCCCCTGCCCGATGCCAGTCCCTTCCATTGATAATGGTCTGTTCATGAAGCTGCCCTAA